A single region of the Cucumis melo cultivar AY chromosome 3, USDA_Cmelo_AY_1.0, whole genome shotgun sequence genome encodes:
- the LOC103488544 gene encoding probable calcium-binding protein CML11: MSVSHLQAWAKIEASELIKKYDRNGDGVLTKEELQSFLHDARLKNIRFVSSSTIPKTNENLDQKVSSNTRIKPKKQLLDKAQDSLRQSNVPLSREQIKEIFKYHDSNKDGFLSIRELTKAFGSLGSIVPFAKARHAMAYADVDEDGLISEAELHKLIDYAEKIIKKK; the protein is encoded by the coding sequence ATGTCTGTCTCCCATCTTCAAGCTTGGGCTAAGATTGAAGCCAGTGAGTTGATAAAGAAGTATGATAGAAATGGCGATGGTGTTCTCACAAAAGAAGAGCTACAATCTTTCCTTCACGATGCTCGTCTCAAAAATATAAGGTTTGTATCGTCTAGCACGATCCCAAAAACTAACGAAAATCTTGACCAAAAGGTTAGCTCAAATACTCGCATAAAACCAAAAAAGCAGTTGTTGGATAAAGCTCAAGATTCGTTGAGACAATCTAATGTACCTTTGAGTCGAGAGCAAATAAAAGAGATTTTTAAATATCATGACAGCAACAAAGATGGTTTCCTCAGCATACGGGAGTTAACAAAAGCTTTCGGCTCTCTAGGATCAATTGTCCCATTTGCCAAAGCTCGCCACGCTATGGCTTATGCTGATGTCGATGAAGACGGTCTTATCAGTGAAGCCGAGCTTCACAAACTCATTGATTATGCCGAAAAAATCATTAAGAAGAAATGA
- the LOC127148496 gene encoding uncharacterized protein LOC127148496, whose translation MSYRPSNFMETDDMFLQFEDDLDNNIAGGSSSVGDNTESSSQQTTPTPRRRAQSRLLELERHVAINGRIPMTIAPGAEKPISPHAVRFSQAIGVCVRKTFPVRCLKWTDVGREYIEVVKGDLQRFFVLDFNDQAMNRFVEHQMLTTFKEFRADCHKHFKKYSDPEEARANPPNALVGRDEDWHFLCDHYISRAFQEQSRTNKAARQKQPYNHSSGSKSFLQRQHELAERRGQPVDRVELFRETHVRAGTFVSQAAEDAHNQMLELQSQPIPEGSQPLSEDEICDQVLGRRPGYSKGLGWGPKPKARRTASASSSSTSCSQSTQKEIELQAKLHEALERIEVQDRNHQALASQVEAMKKMIEDLTRAQQGPPHDP comes from the exons atgtcatatcgaccatcaaattttatggagacggacgatatgttcctccagtttgaggacgatttagataataacatcgcgggagggtcatcatctgtgggcgacaatacgg agtcttcttctcaacaaacgactccgactcctaggagacgtgcgcagtctcgactcttggagttagagcgccacgttgcaataaatgggcgcattccgatgacgatcgcccctggagcggagaagcctatttctccacacgccgttcgcttcagccaggcgattggcgtgtgcgtgcgaaagacatttcccgtccgctgtcttaagtggacggacgttgggagagaatacattgaggtcgtcaagggcgacctccag cgattctttgtgcttgatttcaatgatcaagcaatgaacaggtttgttgagcatcagatgctcacgacctttaaagagttccgggccgactgtcataaacatttcaaaaagtacagcgacccggaggaggctcgtgccaacccaccaaacgcattggttggacgtgatgaggattggcacttcctctgcgaccattatatcagccgtgcattccag gagcaatcacggacaaacaaggctgctagacagaagcagccttacaatcatagtagcgggtccaagtcgtttctacaacgacagcatgagctcgctgaaagaagagggcagccggtcgatcgtgtggaattgttccgggaaacacatgttcgagctgggacattcgtgtcgcaagccgccgaggatgcgcat aatcaaatgctggaactccaatcccagcctatcccagagggtagtcagccactctctgaggatgagatatgcgatcaggtgttgggtagacgaccaggctactcaaaaggccttggttggggacccaagccgaaggcccgcagaacggcaagtgcaagcagttcgtcgacatcttgttcacagtccacacaaaaagagattgaattacaagctaaacttcatgaagctttggaacggattgaagtacaagatagaaatcaccaagcattagcttcacaagtggaagctatgaaaaagatgattgaagacctaactcgtgcacaacagggaccaccacatgatccctag
- the LOC103487900 gene encoding phosphatidate phosphatase PAH2-like, whose product MNAVGILGSYISKGVYTVSGPFHPFGGAVDIVVVEQQDGSFKSSPWYVKFGKFQGVLKTKEKVVSIVVNGVEANFQMYLDHKGEAYFLREVDVEEEPGLYPSSSGDEILQELDGRRILSSKSCYYNTRNSIDGIEKSSDKGKIVTKTTSRRQILGFVWGRKSMKEDLHAGTSVARVDSLERAEIAADLLEVRWSTNLRAQELEKTDSSKFFSIDTSDGTDEEKLRRDDEKGHVTSTVKANMGNSIDKIRDNTCSEPEINGSQLESEKLELSIEVTREMSSLSIKDQMVETSIIGEKVFDRTYEVKYAPRDIQQSEKETVQALGTIAENVDSKSQISLLMDHLSDETNIASHVFNMPEDKSESDAVQSLIFYETSKQMLTMDDSSVLTHEVSHLANGGSGIIDVQTEGLHLTTEVHLEDTDSSVVAGDFEIETEKVEVLVNSSQQVDHCNSSVHEGNTMDQEKTPTLEASYSQMVSTEEMPGSVKELKSDSTGSSFSSDFQDGKSVDGSVTSKFQNSLSSIDNRVATKESLILPATNSDDEQFLFSDIDVPKTEINGSIESESQHFEDKEDYPLVYPSSIDEEDRFANRSYVTSSSLDSQEIFNQRITSPITIPPSHPISNKEVERLAASLPNMQAMVDNSISCKINHPLSHSVDSNSKPLKWMEFCKDNASSKSGGDGEEKVAEVRSNSEELWVSEERKNIIPNSGAGSPAEATIDPVGNWKLWPFSFKRSNSSKETQSAVDGCIDFDIKKASDRNNGLDGEASIVRHKVEKKMVKSLSPTSEQLASLNLREGGNTITFTFCTAVLGKQQVDARIYLWKWNTRVVISDVDGTITKSDVLGQFMPFVGMDWSQTGVTNLFSAIKENGYQLLFLSARSISQAYHTRQFLFNLKQDGKALPEGPVVISPDGLFPSLYREVIRRAPHEFKIACLERIRELFPPDCNPFYAGFGNRDTDEFSYLKVGIPKGKIFIINPKGEVVVNRRVDTKSYTSLHTLVNGMFPPMTSSEQEDFNSWNYWKLPPPSVDF is encoded by the exons ATGAACGCTGTGGGGATACTAGGTAGCTACATTTCAAAGGGTGTTTATACCGTTTCTGGGCCATTTCATCCGTTTGGTGGAGCTGTGGATATTGTTGTAGTCGAACAGCAGGATGGTAGTTTTAAATCATCACCTTGGTATGTAAAGTTTGGAAAATTTCAAGGTGTTTTGAAGACAAAGGAGAAGGTGGTCAGCATAGTTGTAAATGGGGTTGAAGCTAATTTCCAGATGTATTTAGATCATAAAGGAGAAGCTTATTTTTTGAGGGAAGTTGATGTAGAAGAAGAACCTGGATTATATCCTTCTTCTTCAGGCGATGAGATACTGCAGGAACTGGATGGTAGGAGGATCCTTAGTTCAAAAAGTTGCTACTATAACACTAGGAATTCAATAGATGGGATCGAGAAGAGTAGTGATAAAGGGAAGATAGTGACTAAAACTACCTCCCGGCGACAGATACTTGGATTTGTATGGGGTCGTAAATCAATGAAAGAAGATCTTCATGCGGGTACATCTGTTGCAAGGGTAGATTCTCTGGAGCGTGCTGAAATTGCAGCTGATCTTTTAGAGGTTAGGTGGTCTACCAATCTTCGTGCCCAAGAGCTTGAGAAAACAGATTCTTCTAAGTTTTTTTCCATTGACACTTCAGATGGCACGGATGAGGAGAAGTTGAGGAGAGATGATGAAAAAGGCCACGTGACATCAACTGTAAAAGCTAACATGGGAAATAGTATTGATAAAATCCGTGATAACACCTGCAGCGAGCCCGAGATAAATGGCTCTCAGTTGGAATCAGAAAAGCTAGAGCTTTCTATTGAGGTGACTAGAGAAATGTCAAGTTTAAGCATCAAGGATCAAATGGTTGAAACTTCTATTATAGGGGAAAAGGTTTTTGACAGGACATATGAAGTGAAATACGCACCAAGAGATATCCAACAGAGTGAAAAAGAGACTGTGCAGGCGTTGGGAACCATCGCTGAAAATGTAGATTCCAAGTCCCAAATTTCATTGCTAATGGACCACTTATCTGATGAAACAAATATTGCTTCTCATGTATTCAACATGCCTGAAGACAAGAGTGAATCTGATGCAGTGCAATCTTTAATTTTCTATGAAACTTCCAAGCAAATGTTGACAATGGATGATTCAAGTGTACTGACTCATGAAGTCTCCCATCTGGCCAATGGAGGATCTGGGATCATTGATGTTCAAACTGAGGGATTGCACTTGACAACTGAAGTTCATCTTGAG GATACAGATTCTAGTGTGGTAGCAGGAGATTTTGAAATTGAGACTGAAAAAGTTGAAGTCCTTGTGAACTCTTCTCAACAAGTGGATCATTGTAATAGTTCTGTTCATGAAGGCAACACAATGGATCAAGAAAAAACACCGACACTTGAAGCTTCCTATTCTCAAATGGTGTCTACAGAAGAAATGCCTGGTTCCGTTAAAGAATTAAAGTCTGATAGCACAGGTTCAAGTTTCAGCTCAGATTTTCAAGATGGCAAAAGTGTAGATGGAAGTGTCACCAGCAAGTTCCAAAATTCTTTGAGTTCTATTGATAATAGAGTTGCAACAAAAGAAAGTCTTATACTGCCAGCAACAAATTCAGATGATGAACAATTCCTTTTCAGTGATATTGATGTTCCAAAAACTGAGATTAATGGGAGTATAGAGTCAGAAAGTCAACATTTCGAAGATAAAGAAGATTATCCATTAGTATATCCAAGTAGCATTGATGAAGAGGATAGATTTGCAAATAGAAGTTATGTGACAAGCAGTTCTCTAGACAGTCAAGAGATTTTCAATCAGAGGATTACAAGTCCCATCACAATTCCTCCAAGTCATCCAATTTCTAATAAAGAAGTTGAGCGTCTGGCAGCATCACTACCCAATATGCAGGCTATGGTTGATAATTCAATTTCCTGTAAGATCAATCATCCTCTAAGCCATTCTGTGGACTCAAATTCAAAACCATTGAAGTGGATGGAATTTTGTAAAGATAATGCAAGCTCCAAGTCTGGTGGTGATGGAGAAGAGAAAGTGGCAGAGGTTCGGTCAAATTCTGAAGAACTGTGGGTTTCAGAAGAACGAAAAAATATTATTCCCAACTCTGGAGCAG GTAGTCCAGCAGAAGCAACCATTGACCCAGTTGGAAATTGGAAACTTTGGCCTTTCTCTTTTAAAAGATCTAATTCTAGTAAAGAAACTCAATCAGCTGTTGATGGATGCATAGATTTTGATATTAAGAAGGCTTCGGATAGAAATAATGGACTGGATGGAGAAGCAAGCATTGTTAGGCACAAGGTAGagaaaaagatggttaaatccCTCTCACCGACATCAGAGCAGCTGGCGTCCTTAAATCTCAGGGAAGGGGGGAACACGATAACTTTCACATTTTGCACTGCAGTGCTTGGAAAACAGCAG GTTGATGCCCGGATTTATTTGTGGAAATGGAATACTCGCGTAGTGATATCAGATGTGGATGGGACAATAACAAA GTCGGATGTTCTGGGTCAATTCATGCCCTTTGTTGGAATGGATTGGTCACAAACAGGTGTCACAAATTTATTTTCTGCTATTAAG GAAAATGGGTACCAATTGCTTTTTCTCAGTGCACGATCAATTTCTCAGGCGTATCACACCCGCCAATTTCTTTTCAACCTTAAGCAA GATGGGAAGGCTTTACCAGAGGGGCCTGTGGTTATCTCCCCTGATGGGCTTTTCCCTTCACTATATCGTGAAG TTATTCGGCGGGCTCCTCATGAGTTCAAGATTGCCTGCTTGGAG AGGATTCGAGAACTATTTCCTCCAGATTGCAATCCATTTTATGCTGGGTTTGGAAACAGGGACACGGATGAATTTAGCTACCTTAAAGTTGGAATTCCAAAAGGAAAAATCTTCATTATTAATCCCAAG GGGGAGGTTGTTGTAAACCGCCGTGTCGACACGAAATCTTATACTTCTCTTCACACTCTTGTCAATGGCATGTTTCCTCCCATGACCTCATCCGAGCAG GAGGACTTCAATTCATGGAATTACTGGAAACTACCACCTCCCTCGGTAGATTTTTAA
- the LOC103488543 gene encoding uncharacterized protein LOC103488543: protein MSTNALNDHHVPAQGNYMSEQEANTLIKKYDKNGDSILTKDELTALIMEQAASHHHQQVKPQKVEPKKVPDEKASGGPYKMRLSRDEMREIFLEHDIDGDGHLTRSELIKAFNMCGSLNSFSKANYALNLADADGDNYISMDELEKVLDYADRVINRPKK, encoded by the coding sequence ATGTCTACAAATGCTCTTAACGATCACCATGTCCCAGCCCAAGGTAATTACATGAGTGAACAAGAAGCAAATACTTTGATAAAAAAGTATGACAAGAATGGTGATTCAATCCTGACCAAAGATGAGCTAACTGCTTTGATCATGGAGCAAGCTGCTTCTCACCATCACCAACAAGTTAAGCCTCAAAAGGTTGAACCTAAGAAGGTTCCTGATGAGAAGGCCTCTGGTGGGCCATACAAGATGAGGCTTAGTAGAGATGAAATGAGGGAGATTTTCTTAGAGCACGATATTGATGGTGATGGTCATCTCACTAGAAGTGAGCTAATAAAAGCTTTTAACATGTGTGGTTCCTTGAATTCATTTAGTAAAGCTAACTATGCTTTGAATTTGGCTGATGCTGATGGAGATAACTATATCAGTATGGATGAACTTGAAAAAGTTCTTGATTATGCTGACAGAGTAATCAACAGGCCCAAGAAATGA